Sequence from the Sphingobacteriaceae bacterium GW460-11-11-14-LB5 genome:
TCAGTTACCAAAAATGTTTCCTGATAGGGGAAAGCGATCATGTCTTCTAAAAAAACCGTTATCAGGTGTTCAACTTTCTGCTTAAAAGGTTTTTCAGATTCCATACTTTCGTTAAGGCGTTTGCTTAGTCCCTGCATGGTTTCCTGAAATACAGCTGCAATTAACAGGTCTCGGGAACGAAAATAATAGTGAAGCGCCGTTCTGTTTACACCAGCGGCATCAGCTATTTCCTGCGTGGTCGCATGAAGCTTGCCTTCGGCAAACAAAATCTTTTTAGCAGTGTCTTTTATCAGTTGTTCTGTACCTGTATTTTTAAGTGGCATTTTTTATAGATGAAGGCTGTTTTTAGTGAGACTGATCTGGCTGGTTACGCCAATTTCTTTTATAAAATGCTGATCATGCGAAATAACCAATAACGTACCTGTAAAGTTTTTTACGGCTGAAGTTAAGATCTCCAAACTCTGAACATCGAGGTTGTTAGTGGGTTCATCGAGGATAAGCATATCAGGCGCTTGTTTACTTATTGCCAGGCAACATAAAGCCAGTTTCATTTTTTCACCGCCACTTAATCCTATGCATTTTCTATCAAACATCTCCTGACTAAATTGTGAATAAATAAGCAACGATTTTAGTTCATGTTCCTGTAATCCATCATGATTATATTTTTGCACCTGTTCGTAAAGACTGAGGTCGGGCTTTATCATGGTATAATCCTGATCGAGATAAAGATATGAAAAATCCGGGCTCATGTATTGACCTTCTGTAGGTTCTATGGCTCCTGTAATCATCTTAAGCAAGGTGGTTTTTCCTGCACCATTATCGCCCTCAATATGCAAACGGTCTCCGGATCTTACCTGAAAGCTTAGCGCTTCCCATAAAGTGTTGCCATGATAACCATAGTTAACGTTATTCGCATCAATCAGAATCTTACCATGATGAAGATGAGAAGCCGCTATATTAATGTGCAGTGCCTGGTATTGCTGTATTTGCGATCGGGTTTCCCTGATATGCTCAGCGAGGCCAGATATTTTCTCGTGATGAGCATCCAATACCTTAGCTGTACTTTGCTCTGCTTTACTTTTAAGTCTGCCCGCAACAATACGGGGTAACGAATTGCTTTGTCCCGCACTTTTGCCTTTTGCCTCCTTTTTTTGACGTTGCTCAGCCATATCGCGGGCCTTTTGCTGGCTCTGTTTCAACGTTTTGGTTTGTTCTTCGAGTTTGGCTTGCAGAGCATTAACTTTTTCTTGTCTTTGCTCCAGATAAAAGTCGAAATTGCCACCAAAAACCTCTATTCCTGTTTGGCTAAGGGCGAAAGTTTTGTGAAGGAGATTTAATAGCGTTATGTCATGGCTAACGGTCAAAATTGTTGCCTGATGTTGTGTAACCAAATCATATAACATCTTGCGGCTGTTTGTATCCAGGTGGTTAGTGGGTTCATCAAGAAGAATAATCCTGGGTTGATGAATTTCAATACCGGCAAGAAATACTTTTGTTTTTTGGCCACCGCTTAAACTTCCCATGAATTGATGAGCACTAAAATGTCCAAGGCCCCATTTCGTCAGGGCCATTTCTGCTTTTTCTTCAATTTCCCAGTCATCATCCAGATCAGTAAAGTAAACCGGATCGATACTTCCGTTAAGGATGGCTTGCATTGCATTTAACTTTACATCTATTTTTAAAGCCTCAGCAATAGATAGATGATCGTATTGTCCAAGATGTTGAGGCACGTACCAGCAACTTTCAGAAAGCATAATTTCTCCGGACGTAGGCAAAATGGTGCCTGCCATAAGCTGTAGCAAGGTCGATTTTCCCATGCCATTAAGCCCAACCAGGGCTGCCTTTTCACCTTTGCCAAGCGTTAAATTTAATTCGTGGAAAAGCTTTTCTCCATCAGGATGGGTATAACTAAGCGATCTGATGATTAAACTCATGTCTTTTATTATTGAATGCTAAACAATTCGTTTGCAAATATAAATATTTTAATATTTTTGTTTAACAAAATTGTTAAAATAAAAAAATAGCTTTTCTGTTAATCTAAACCTGATATTGTCTATTTCAATACCGAATCTGTCTGGTTCAGGTTCGAAATGGTTTAACTATAAGATTGGGGTGGTTACTTTAGGTGAAAAATGAAGAGAATGATGTGGCTTAGCTTAAAACGAAGTCGTCATATTCTTTAAATTTAAGTGTAATAAATTATTATTTTTGATTATCCCAACCCACCTTAATTGGCCTGGCTAAAAACGAACATGACTAAAAGCCCTTTAAAGATTTCGCCTGTTATTATCTGGGTAAGTTCCATTTTTCTTGGACTTTTATCTTCTGTTCCTCAAATAGCAGAGCATCATTTTAATGCCGCCGAAGCTGCGGTAAATGCGGGCATTACTTCGGTATTTGCCTTGTTGATGTGGTATTTGAATATTTATATGCTGTCGCGAAAGCGCAGCCGGCCGGGCAAACAAGGCATTTCCTACTCCAGGTTATTTAAAAGTCTTTTAATTGGTATTGGGGTGATGCTTTGCCTGGCATGGATTCAGCAATTGATTCTTTCGCACATTAATTTCGGTCCGGTGATGTTGATGGTGGAGGTAAGGGGGATATTGATCAATTTAATTTTTTATATGTTCCTCCATCTGTTACAGCAAAATTACGAAAATCAGCAGGTGAACATGGAACTGGAGAAAATTAAAAGTGACAGTTTGGGTGCG
This genomic interval carries:
- a CDS encoding TetR family transcriptional regulator; its protein translation is MPLKNTGTEQLIKDTAKKILFAEGKLHATTQEIADAAGVNRTALHYYFRSRDLLIAAVFQETMQGLSKRLNESMESEKPFKQKVEHLITVFLEDMIAFPYQETFLVTEINTLGKELMGNIQTNPVKQFLKEVQQEMEKGTIVKTDPAHFLMNLFSLLSYPLMMAPLYQQLFQITVQDFNALMLARKKVIMQLIFGL
- a CDS encoding ABC transporter ATP-binding protein; translation: MSLIIRSLSYTHPDGEKLFHELNLTLGKGEKAALVGLNGMGKSTLLQLMAGTILPTSGEIMLSESCWYVPQHLGQYDHLSIAEALKIDVKLNAMQAILNGSIDPVYFTDLDDDWEIEEKAEMALTKWGLGHFSAHQFMGSLSGGQKTKVFLAGIEIHQPRIILLDEPTNHLDTNSRKMLYDLVTQHQATILTVSHDITLLNLLHKTFALSQTGIEVFGGNFDFYLEQRQEKVNALQAKLEEQTKTLKQSQQKARDMAEQRQKKEAKGKSAGQSNSLPRIVAGRLKSKAEQSTAKVLDAHHEKISGLAEHIRETRSQIQQYQALHINIAASHLHHGKILIDANNVNYGYHGNTLWEALSFQVRSGDRLHIEGDNGAGKTTLLKMITGAIEPTEGQYMSPDFSYLYLDQDYTMIKPDLSLYEQVQKYNHDGLQEHELKSLLIYSQFSQEMFDRKCIGLSGGEKMKLALCCLAISKQAPDMLILDEPTNNLDVQSLEILTSAVKNFTGTLLVISHDQHFIKEIGVTSQISLTKNSLHL